Proteins encoded in a region of the Leifsonia sp. PS1209 genome:
- a CDS encoding ROK family transcriptional regulator: MLVDEGRRSTASEHSTIPQDRGMVPGRALRPRGKVLPEHARNHNRSLVLQTLYRAGQVSRADIARETGLTRVTISDLVGDLIAEGLVIELGQRDDARPGKPAVLLDMNRAATQIVGVDLSEHSAFRGAVLDIDGTILATAEVALAGSHGEEAVAKVLGLVDRLVGMTTAPILGIGIGSPGIVDPSGTVVAAPNLGWTDQPLQRRIEERTGLPVFVANDANVAVLAEHGFGGAHGDMMLIKVGHGVGSGLLVAGALVLGSRFAAGEIGQVMVGTDDGAEAEYDREKCLEAWLAVPRLESRVAAAAIAGEPVHQVLRVAGQRLGVALAPIVGALNLSEVVLSGPEELLDGALIDAVGETLRNRTMAGFHSDATLRMTSQGRDIVVRGCVVMVMSAQLGVS, translated from the coding sequence ATGCTGGTCGACGAAGGACGGCGCTCCACCGCGAGCGAGCACAGCACGATCCCGCAGGATCGCGGCATGGTTCCCGGGCGTGCGCTGCGCCCGCGCGGCAAGGTGCTCCCCGAGCACGCCCGCAATCACAACCGCTCCCTGGTGCTGCAGACGCTGTATCGCGCCGGCCAGGTGAGCAGGGCGGACATCGCGAGGGAGACCGGCCTCACCAGGGTCACCATCTCCGACCTCGTCGGCGACCTGATCGCCGAGGGCCTGGTCATCGAGCTCGGTCAGCGGGACGACGCGCGACCGGGCAAACCGGCCGTGCTCCTCGACATGAACAGGGCGGCGACGCAGATCGTCGGCGTCGACCTCAGCGAGCACTCCGCCTTCCGCGGCGCGGTGCTCGACATCGACGGCACGATCCTGGCGACCGCGGAGGTCGCTCTCGCCGGCAGCCACGGCGAGGAGGCCGTGGCCAAGGTACTTGGGCTCGTGGACAGGCTGGTCGGGATGACGACGGCGCCCATCCTGGGCATCGGCATCGGCTCGCCCGGCATCGTCGACCCGTCCGGCACGGTCGTTGCCGCCCCGAACCTCGGCTGGACGGACCAGCCGCTGCAGCGCCGGATCGAAGAGCGCACCGGCCTGCCGGTGTTCGTGGCGAACGACGCGAACGTCGCGGTGCTCGCCGAGCACGGCTTCGGCGGCGCGCACGGGGACATGATGCTCATCAAGGTGGGCCACGGCGTCGGCTCCGGGCTGCTCGTCGCCGGTGCTCTGGTGCTCGGCAGCAGGTTCGCCGCCGGTGAGATCGGCCAGGTGATGGTCGGCACGGACGACGGCGCAGAGGCCGAGTACGACAGGGAGAAATGCCTGGAGGCCTGGCTCGCCGTGCCCCGGCTGGAATCGCGCGTCGCGGCCGCGGCGATCGCCGGAGAGCCCGTCCACCAGGTGCTGCGGGTGGCCGGGCAGCGGCTCGGCGTGGCGCTCGCGCCGATCGTCGGCGCACTGAACCTGTCCGAGGTCGTGCTCAGCGGCCCGGAGGAACTGCTCGACGGCGCGCTGATCGATGCGGTGGGGGAGACCCTGCGCAACCGCACGATGGCCGGCTTCCACTCGGACGCCACGCTCCGCATGACGAGTCAGGGCCGCGACATCGTGGTGCGCGGCTGCGTGGTCATGGTGATGTCGGCGCAGCTCGGGGTGTCCTGA
- a CDS encoding ROK family transcriptional regulator encodes MADDHSTATQAAIRERNVRSALQLVLSGGGTATRAGIARRTGLTSATVSSLLSGLISDGLVLEGQRAESTGGKRATTLQVDQERHVLLSVIVQPGLVRGAVVNLLGAELTTVSQRPSAPGAIEDVQSVVRRLAASTTAAIVAVGVQVPGIADGPLIRESVQLGWTDVDLGAALLGIVDAPVHLVNDADAEALADYSSSDQFGANQMVVSLSTGVGAAFIVDGSVLAGAAHRAGEIGHVPVLFGQDAPLCPCGNRGCLEEVVSVTALLGLPHGTDLESVDVAGLAATPESRERIAFGARVLARSLLLVGAALDVPNVVLGGTAPKLGEEFIGHLRAEAARHPVRAAMPLSFRYAKVALEQPFRGAAQHAMQSTLGVSWAL; translated from the coding sequence GTGGCAGACGATCACAGCACGGCGACGCAGGCCGCCATCCGTGAGCGCAACGTCCGGAGCGCCCTGCAGCTCGTCCTCTCCGGTGGGGGCACGGCGACGCGCGCCGGGATCGCCCGGCGCACCGGTCTCACGTCGGCCACCGTGTCGTCCCTGCTCTCCGGGCTGATCTCCGACGGCCTCGTCCTCGAAGGGCAGCGTGCGGAGAGCACGGGCGGCAAGCGTGCCACGACCCTGCAGGTCGATCAGGAACGGCACGTTCTGCTGTCGGTGATCGTGCAGCCGGGTCTCGTGCGCGGCGCGGTCGTCAACCTGCTCGGGGCCGAGCTGACCACCGTGTCGCAGCGCCCGTCTGCGCCGGGCGCGATCGAGGACGTTCAGTCCGTCGTGCGCAGGCTCGCCGCATCCACCACCGCCGCCATCGTCGCCGTCGGCGTGCAGGTGCCCGGCATCGCGGACGGCCCGCTCATCCGGGAGTCCGTGCAGCTCGGCTGGACGGACGTCGACCTCGGCGCCGCGCTCCTGGGCATCGTCGACGCCCCCGTGCACCTGGTCAACGATGCCGACGCGGAAGCCCTCGCCGACTATTCGAGCTCCGACCAGTTCGGCGCCAACCAGATGGTCGTGTCGCTGAGCACCGGCGTCGGGGCCGCGTTCATCGTCGACGGCAGCGTGCTCGCCGGCGCCGCCCACCGTGCAGGCGAGATCGGCCACGTGCCCGTGCTGTTCGGCCAGGATGCGCCACTCTGCCCGTGCGGCAACCGCGGCTGCCTCGAAGAGGTCGTCTCCGTCACCGCCCTGCTCGGCCTCCCGCACGGAACCGACCTGGAATCCGTGGATGTCGCTGGACTCGCGGCGACGCCGGAGTCGCGGGAGCGGATCGCATTCGGCGCGCGCGTGCTCGCCCGGTCGCTGCTGCTCGTCGGGGCCGCACTGGATGTGCCGAACGTCGTGCTCGGCGGAACGGCGCCCAAGCTCGGCGAGGAGTTCATCGGCCACCTGCGCGCCGAGGCGGCGCGGCACCCGGTGCGTGCGGCCATGCCGCTCAGCTTCCGCTACGCGAAGGTCGCGCTCGAACAGCCGTTCCGCGGCGCGGCGCAGCACGCCATGCAGTCGACCCTCGGGGTCAGCTGGGCGCTCTAG
- a CDS encoding response regulator — translation MSSAGVPRVVIADDDDDIRGLMQIAARRAGVEVVAAVDNGPAALDAVRAGGIDLVVLDISMPGMNGVEVAEAVRADPVASATLILMVSASVQLLTDHGVVAERSDSFIIKPFSPKVLTARIRQMLGMEATV, via the coding sequence GTGAGCAGCGCAGGCGTTCCGAGGGTCGTCATCGCCGATGACGACGACGACATCCGTGGGCTGATGCAGATCGCCGCGCGCCGCGCGGGCGTCGAGGTGGTCGCGGCCGTCGACAACGGTCCGGCGGCGCTCGACGCCGTGCGGGCGGGCGGGATCGACCTCGTGGTCCTCGACATCTCGATGCCGGGGATGAACGGGGTGGAGGTGGCTGAGGCGGTCAGGGCCGATCCGGTCGCCAGCGCGACGCTCATCCTGATGGTCTCCGCGTCCGTGCAACTGCTCACCGACCACGGCGTCGTCGCCGAACGATCGGACAGCTTCATCATCAAGCCGTTCAGCCCCAAGGTCCTCACCGCGCGGATCCGGCAGATGCTCGGGATGGAGGCGACGGTATGA
- a CDS encoding ATP-binding protein — MTLDRWLGRISLDSPTPFVKQLPTIIGFLIAIGVILLPVSPWPTEPLYFTIGVVLAALASILSFALPWKKIRTEWSILIPVVSLIAVGLFRLGTGGSTSPYGALILLPFVWIATEEGRINAVIAALGTFLVLLAPLISTSVPSTVGDLVRAFFSPLIYMIVAVVINEIAHRVRVQLAAANEAAKLRKELLEQAVHAQDELVLNEARLKTANRLIQSIWNAVTEQSVIGTDLDGLIDVWNPGAEKMLGLTEKQALDGRRHIIDFHLASELEERLRAMDARVQTVSSAEDFSALVDAVRSGYADVRDWTYVRPDGKQVPVQVAATPRLDENGHRVGFIFVATDMTQAREFARLKDEFVGLISHELRTPLSSILGYLELMRDDEDDPLSQEQLQYLGVAERNAHRLLRLVGDLLFTAQVESGRFPLEHKDVDLGPLIAASVESAGPVAANAGIALAAEFPDEPVTMFGDPVRIGQSVDNLVSNAIKFTPSGGTVTVTLSRDGGDAVIAVSDTGIGIPAVELGQLSNRFFRASTATRNAVPGVGLGLTITKAIVTAHGGSIDIASEEGVGTTISLRLPLEVTTDAVVEGGR; from the coding sequence ATGACCCTCGATCGCTGGCTCGGCAGGATCTCGCTCGACTCTCCCACCCCGTTCGTCAAGCAGCTTCCGACGATCATCGGCTTCCTGATCGCCATCGGCGTCATCCTGCTCCCTGTGAGCCCGTGGCCGACGGAGCCGCTCTACTTCACGATCGGAGTCGTGCTCGCCGCCCTGGCGAGCATTCTGTCGTTCGCCCTTCCGTGGAAGAAGATCCGCACGGAGTGGTCGATCCTCATCCCGGTGGTGTCGCTGATCGCGGTCGGCCTGTTCCGTCTGGGGACAGGCGGGTCGACCTCGCCGTACGGGGCGCTGATCCTGCTGCCGTTCGTGTGGATCGCGACGGAGGAGGGCAGGATCAACGCCGTGATCGCGGCGCTCGGCACGTTCCTCGTGCTCCTCGCCCCGCTCATCTCGACCTCGGTGCCCAGCACGGTCGGCGACCTGGTGCGCGCGTTCTTCTCCCCGCTCATCTACATGATCGTCGCCGTCGTGATCAACGAGATCGCGCACAGGGTGAGGGTGCAACTCGCCGCAGCGAACGAGGCGGCGAAGCTCCGCAAGGAACTGCTCGAGCAGGCCGTGCACGCGCAGGACGAGCTGGTGCTCAACGAGGCTCGCCTCAAGACGGCCAACCGGCTCATCCAGAGCATCTGGAACGCCGTGACGGAGCAGTCCGTGATCGGCACGGACCTCGACGGGCTGATCGACGTCTGGAACCCCGGCGCGGAGAAGATGCTCGGGTTGACCGAGAAGCAGGCGCTCGACGGCCGGCGCCACATCATCGACTTCCACCTGGCCTCCGAGCTGGAGGAGCGCCTGCGCGCGATGGACGCGCGCGTGCAGACCGTGTCCAGCGCAGAGGACTTCTCCGCCCTGGTGGATGCTGTCCGCTCCGGCTACGCGGACGTGCGCGACTGGACCTATGTGCGCCCGGACGGCAAGCAGGTGCCCGTGCAGGTGGCCGCGACCCCGCGCCTGGACGAGAACGGCCACAGGGTCGGCTTCATCTTCGTGGCGACGGACATGACCCAGGCCCGCGAGTTCGCGCGGCTCAAGGACGAGTTCGTCGGCCTCATCTCGCACGAGCTGCGCACGCCGCTCAGCTCGATCCTCGGCTATCTGGAACTGATGCGCGACGACGAGGACGACCCGCTCTCGCAGGAGCAGCTGCAGTACCTCGGCGTCGCGGAGCGCAACGCGCACCGCCTGCTGCGGCTGGTCGGCGACCTGCTGTTCACGGCGCAGGTGGAGTCCGGCCGGTTCCCGCTGGAGCACAAGGACGTCGACCTCGGCCCGCTGATCGCGGCCTCCGTCGAGTCGGCCGGCCCCGTGGCGGCCAACGCCGGGATCGCCCTGGCCGCCGAGTTCCCGGATGAGCCGGTGACGATGTTCGGCGACCCTGTGCGCATCGGCCAGTCCGTCGACAACCTCGTCTCCAACGCCATCAAGTTCACCCCGTCCGGCGGCACGGTCACCGTGACGCTGTCCAGGGACGGAGGGGACGCGGTGATCGCGGTCAGCGACACCGGCATCGGGATCCCGGCCGTCGAGCTCGGGCAGCTGTCCAACCGGTTCTTCCGCGCATCCACCGCCACCCGCAACGCCGTGCCGGGCGTCGGACTGGGGTTGACGATCACGAAGGCCATCGTCACCGCCCACGGCGGAAGCATCGACATCGCCAGCGAGGAGGGCGTCGGCACCACCATCAGCCTGCGCCTGCCACTCGAGGTCACGACGGATGCGGTGGTCGAGGGAGGCCGATGA
- a CDS encoding ATP-grasp domain-containing protein codes for MTRVLVTGAGGPAGVAVIRSLLARDDVQVLAADMDGWASGLYLVDAADRRIVPAGKSAGFVDELIRLCEADGIDVLFSTVDVELPGLAARRDDLLAVGTALAAPSIETLTVCLDKYLLAERCAGSLAVPETRLLNADGVAHDWTFPVIIKPRSGAGSRGVRLIPDRETLESLGTDESILIQENLPGDEFSVDVLAALDGSVIAAVPRSRERVDSGVSIAGRTVKRDELSRTAADVARAIGLTGVANVQLRYSTAGIPALLEVNPRFPGAMPLTIAAGVDMPSLLLDLVTGVGAPATVDFVELANVRFLEDVFLDPSDVLVSENAAHAEGPGEE; via the coding sequence GTGACCCGTGTTCTCGTGACAGGCGCAGGCGGCCCAGCCGGTGTCGCCGTCATCCGCTCCCTGCTGGCCCGCGACGACGTGCAGGTGCTCGCCGCCGACATGGACGGCTGGGCGAGCGGCCTCTACCTCGTCGACGCCGCCGACCGGCGCATCGTGCCGGCCGGGAAGTCCGCAGGATTCGTCGACGAACTGATCAGGTTGTGCGAGGCGGACGGCATCGACGTCCTGTTCTCGACGGTCGACGTCGAGCTGCCCGGCCTCGCAGCCCGGCGCGACGACCTGCTCGCCGTCGGAACGGCGCTCGCCGCCCCCAGCATCGAGACGCTGACTGTCTGCCTCGACAAGTACCTCCTCGCCGAGCGCTGCGCCGGGTCGCTCGCCGTTCCGGAGACGCGGCTGCTGAACGCGGACGGCGTCGCGCACGACTGGACCTTCCCCGTCATCATCAAGCCGCGCAGCGGGGCGGGCTCCCGCGGCGTCCGCCTCATCCCCGATCGCGAGACGCTCGAGTCGCTCGGCACGGACGAGAGCATCCTGATCCAGGAGAACCTGCCCGGCGACGAGTTCTCCGTCGACGTGCTCGCTGCACTCGACGGCAGCGTGATCGCCGCCGTTCCGCGCTCGCGCGAACGTGTCGACTCCGGGGTGTCCATCGCGGGTCGCACCGTGAAGCGCGACGAGCTCTCCCGCACGGCGGCCGACGTGGCACGCGCGATCGGGCTCACTGGAGTGGCGAATGTGCAGCTGCGGTACAGCACGGCGGGCATCCCGGCCCTGCTGGAGGTGAACCCGCGCTTCCCCGGCGCGATGCCGCTCACCATCGCTGCCGGTGTCGACATGCCGTCGCTGCTGCTCGACCTGGTCACCGGTGTCGGCGCACCCGCAACGGTCGACTTCGTCGAGCTGGCGAACGTGCGCTTCCTCGAAGACGTGTTCCTCGACCCGTCCGACGTCCTCGTGTCCGAGAACGCCGCCCACGCGGAAGGCCCGGGCGAGGAGTGA
- a CDS encoding PHP domain-containing protein produces the protein MTTAPRELLLGDYHVHSTFSDDAVSTLAENLAAAEAAGLRELRLIDHVRASTTWVPEFVRAVAAERIPSGLTVFTGVETKLLDASGAVDTPPGLIVGGDGGVDAIVIGDHQFPGTDGPWSPRETTERLAAGLSADDALDQLVTASILAMQRTPNAQLAHWFSILPKVGLSEDQLGADRLSAWAESAARTGTIVEVNEKWACPGPEAVAALIAAGARIVASTDSHDAADVGRYERVAHILDDAYRRSQDDVERERARARAAREEDR, from the coding sequence GTGACGACGGCCCCGCGCGAGCTGCTGCTCGGCGACTACCACGTCCACTCCACCTTCTCCGACGACGCGGTCAGCACTCTCGCGGAGAACCTCGCCGCCGCGGAGGCCGCCGGTCTCCGCGAGCTGCGGCTGATCGACCACGTGCGGGCGTCGACCACCTGGGTGCCCGAGTTCGTCCGCGCCGTCGCGGCCGAGCGCATCCCGAGCGGTCTCACGGTGTTCACGGGGGTGGAGACGAAGCTGCTGGATGCGTCCGGTGCCGTCGACACGCCGCCCGGCCTGATCGTCGGAGGCGACGGCGGGGTCGACGCCATCGTGATCGGCGACCACCAGTTCCCCGGCACGGACGGCCCGTGGTCGCCGCGCGAGACGACAGAGCGCCTGGCGGCGGGACTCTCGGCGGACGACGCACTGGATCAGCTGGTCACAGCGAGCATCCTGGCCATGCAGCGCACGCCGAACGCGCAGCTGGCGCACTGGTTCTCGATCCTGCCCAAGGTGGGCCTGTCGGAGGACCAGCTGGGCGCCGACCGGCTCTCCGCCTGGGCGGAGTCGGCGGCACGCACGGGCACGATCGTCGAGGTCAACGAGAAGTGGGCGTGTCCCGGTCCGGAGGCCGTCGCGGCCCTGATCGCGGCCGGTGCACGCATCGTCGCGTCGACGGACAGCCACGACGCGGCGGACGTCGGCCGCTACGAACGTGTGGCGCACATCCTGGACGACGCCTATCGTCGTTCCCAGGACGACGTCGAACGAGAACGAGCACGAGCACGAGCAGCCAGGGAGGAGGACCGATGA
- a CDS encoding DUF2207 domain-containing protein — MSWLPGIRAVIVAAVVALGLIGAGPATAAVAAGPAQPAGPVQPAGPVRADAGDFTFDSFDADYTLTRDANKDSALTTVETLVAEFPSFDQNHGIVRAIPLSNQHTDLRLDVRSVTDANGAAIPFTRDDQDGFARLTIGSADAYVHGRQTYVITYTQRFVVRPFADTHDDEFYWDVNGTGWDQPFGKVSARLHLDSALTGALTGQQSCYVGEQGSTTPCTISSTPAPDGTVISVSQATVPPRQNVTIAVGFRPGTFAPPPDVRDAFPFAVLPWILLAIAALIVAGAVVARSVLWRTPRGRGIIVPQYTPPPGVFPALAATLLKREDRALPAQLVGFAVNRVAAIIDHSDAPQSRPFGLRLLADPATVRDDAERDILTRVFGAAEPGHEEVLDPQNQVLGDRLAGLGGALNTVVAQRGLRARPKSRLPLLFRLGIVLILIAWIVVFAWSTTQNATTAILGWGFAGVIAATIAVFPLSAVPNLLTEKGVELRDYLLGLRDYLALAEADRFRVLQSPEGAERVDARDGTAVVKLNEKLLPYAIVWGVEKEWMRELAHSYEVTATQPEWMPGSANPALLPLQVAAFSTLYHGTPFATTPPVSSYSGSGGSSFTGGAGGGGFSGGGGGGGGGGGW; from the coding sequence GTGTCTTGGTTGCCTGGAATTCGCGCCGTCATCGTCGCCGCCGTCGTCGCGCTCGGCCTGATCGGCGCCGGGCCCGCGACGGCTGCCGTCGCCGCCGGTCCCGCCCAGCCCGCCGGACCCGTCCAGCCCGCCGGACCCGTCCGCGCCGACGCCGGCGACTTCACCTTCGATTCCTTCGACGCCGATTACACGCTCACGCGCGACGCGAACAAGGACTCGGCGCTCACGACCGTCGAGACGCTGGTGGCCGAGTTCCCGTCGTTCGACCAGAACCACGGCATCGTCCGCGCCATCCCGCTGTCGAATCAGCACACCGATCTCCGGCTCGACGTCCGCTCGGTCACCGACGCGAACGGCGCAGCCATCCCCTTCACCAGGGACGATCAGGACGGCTTCGCCCGGCTCACGATCGGCTCCGCCGACGCATACGTGCACGGACGCCAGACCTACGTGATCACCTACACCCAGCGCTTCGTGGTCCGGCCGTTCGCCGACACGCACGACGACGAGTTCTACTGGGACGTCAACGGCACCGGATGGGATCAACCGTTCGGCAAAGTCAGCGCACGTCTCCATCTCGACAGCGCGCTGACCGGCGCGCTGACCGGTCAGCAGTCCTGCTACGTCGGCGAGCAGGGCAGCACGACGCCGTGCACCATCTCGTCGACTCCCGCACCGGACGGGACGGTGATCTCCGTGAGCCAGGCGACGGTGCCGCCCCGGCAGAACGTCACCATCGCCGTCGGCTTCCGCCCGGGCACGTTCGCTCCCCCGCCGGACGTCAGGGACGCCTTCCCCTTCGCCGTGCTGCCCTGGATCCTGCTGGCCATCGCCGCGCTGATCGTCGCGGGCGCCGTGGTCGCGCGTTCTGTCCTCTGGCGGACGCCGCGCGGGCGCGGCATCATCGTGCCGCAGTACACCCCGCCGCCCGGCGTGTTCCCCGCCCTGGCCGCCACGCTCCTGAAGCGGGAGGACCGCGCGCTGCCCGCCCAGCTCGTCGGCTTCGCCGTCAACCGGGTCGCCGCGATCATCGACCATTCGGACGCCCCCCAGTCCCGGCCGTTCGGCCTGCGCCTCCTCGCCGACCCCGCGACCGTGCGAGACGACGCGGAGCGCGACATCCTGACCAGGGTTTTCGGTGCGGCGGAACCCGGCCACGAGGAAGTGCTCGACCCGCAGAACCAGGTTCTCGGCGACCGCCTGGCCGGACTCGGCGGCGCACTGAACACCGTGGTGGCCCAACGCGGCCTGCGTGCCCGCCCGAAGAGCCGCCTCCCGCTCCTGTTCCGGCTGGGCATCGTGCTGATCCTCATCGCCTGGATCGTCGTGTTCGCCTGGTCGACCACCCAGAACGCGACGACGGCCATCCTGGGCTGGGGGTTCGCCGGCGTGATAGCCGCAACGATCGCCGTCTTCCCGCTGAGCGCCGTGCCGAACCTCCTGACCGAGAAGGGCGTCGAGCTCCGGGACTACCTCCTCGGCCTCCGCGACTATCTCGCTCTCGCCGAGGCCGACCGCTTCCGCGTGCTGCAGAGCCCGGAAGGCGCGGAGCGCGTGGACGCGCGCGACGGCACGGCCGTGGTCAAACTCAACGAGAAGCTCCTGCCGTACGCGATCGTGTGGGGCGTCGAGAAGGAGTGGATGCGCGAACTCGCCCACTCCTACGAGGTCACCGCCACCCAACCCGAGTGGATGCCCGGCTCGGCCAACCCGGCGCTCCTCCCCTTGCAGGTCGCCGCCTTCTCCACGCTGTACCACGGCACCCCGTTCGCGACGACGCCGCCCGTCTCGTCATACTCCGGCTCGGGCGGCAGCAGCTTCACCGGCGGCGCCGGTGGCGGCGGCTTCTCCGGGGGCGGCGGGGGTGGAGGCGGCGGAGGCGGGTGGTGA
- a CDS encoding carbon-nitrogen hydrolase family protein — protein sequence MHEAQTVTVAVVQFTPTDDRVHNRDAVAAFVAVAAGRGARLVVFPEYSSYFEHPLGSGFARNAEPLDGAFVGALVEAAREHQVFVVAGLVESTEDKHRFSNTLVAVSPDGDVVATYRKQHLYDAFGASESEWVVPGALDAPQTFDADGITVGMQTCYDLRFPEVTRRLADTGAQLVLVPAEWVRGPLKEQHWRTLIAARAIENTLYVAAADHAPPIGVGSSTVVDPMGVALATIGETTGVAVAEVDAERVRSVRELNPALALRRYRVEPID from the coding sequence ATGCACGAGGCTCAGACGGTCACGGTCGCCGTGGTGCAGTTCACGCCCACCGACGACAGGGTGCACAACCGGGATGCGGTCGCCGCGTTCGTCGCGGTCGCGGCGGGCCGGGGGGCGCGGCTGGTGGTGTTCCCGGAGTACTCGTCGTACTTCGAGCATCCACTGGGCTCCGGCTTCGCACGCAACGCCGAGCCGCTCGACGGCGCGTTCGTCGGGGCGCTGGTCGAGGCCGCGCGTGAGCACCAGGTGTTCGTGGTCGCCGGGCTGGTGGAGAGCACGGAGGACAAGCACCGGTTCTCCAACACGCTCGTCGCCGTCTCCCCGGACGGCGACGTGGTCGCCACCTACCGCAAGCAGCACCTCTACGACGCGTTCGGCGCGAGCGAGTCGGAGTGGGTGGTCCCCGGAGCGCTCGACGCACCGCAGACGTTCGACGCCGACGGGATCACTGTCGGGATGCAGACCTGTTACGACCTGCGCTTCCCCGAAGTCACCAGGCGCCTGGCCGACACGGGGGCCCAGCTGGTGCTCGTGCCGGCCGAGTGGGTGCGGGGGCCGCTGAAGGAGCAGCACTGGCGCACGCTGATTGCCGCGCGCGCCATCGAGAACACGCTGTACGTCGCAGCGGCCGACCACGCGCCGCCGATCGGCGTCGGGTCGAGCACCGTCGTGGACCCGATGGGCGTCGCGCTCGCGACGATCGGGGAGACCACCGGAGTGGCCGTCGCCGAGGTCGACGCCGAACGCGTGCGCTCCGTCCGGGAGCTCAATCCGGCCCTCGCGCTCCGCCGCTACCGGGTGGAGCCGATCGACTGA
- a CDS encoding isochorismatase family protein: protein MGYGLMLVDVQRNMLDGETAIEGAAAFREAMSGLLERAREARIPIVHVQNDGRPGDPDEPGTPGWEFVFRPLPGEPVVRKDVANTFESNPALADVLHAMGVSTLIVAGLQSEYCIRSTALGALERGFEVILPADGHATYDDGEPAEDIRERIEIELTAEGVTIVDLVEVRFD from the coding sequence ATGGGTTACGGACTGATGCTGGTGGATGTGCAGCGCAACATGCTCGACGGCGAGACGGCGATCGAGGGTGCTGCGGCGTTCCGCGAGGCGATGTCCGGGCTGCTCGAACGGGCGAGGGAGGCGCGCATCCCGATCGTGCACGTGCAGAACGACGGACGGCCGGGAGACCCGGACGAGCCGGGGACGCCGGGCTGGGAGTTCGTCTTCCGTCCGCTGCCGGGGGAGCCGGTGGTGCGCAAGGACGTGGCCAACACGTTCGAGTCGAACCCCGCGCTCGCCGACGTGCTGCACGCGATGGGCGTCTCCACCCTGATCGTGGCCGGGCTGCAGAGCGAGTACTGCATCCGGTCGACGGCGCTCGGCGCCCTGGAACGCGGCTTCGAGGTGATCCTGCCCGCCGACGGGCACGCCACATACGACGACGGCGAACCGGCGGAGGACATTCGTGAGCGGATCGAGATCGAGCTGACGGCCGAAGGCGTCACCATCGTGGATCTGGTGGAGGTGCGGTTCGACTGA
- a CDS encoding response regulator, which translates to MPSSLQKYRVCVIEDDPDVAFYMKTVLEKRADASVIAITDPSKALAAIADFEPDLVLTDIEMPGISGLDLLKELRNQYPGMPVVVMTAHVSVDYAVSALRAQADEFLTKPVSSADLVSIVTRLAEQGRTKKAAQRPQVVLAIGAHPDDVEIGVGGILSAHRDAGNTVVILTMSRGARGGDADDRQHESLASAELLGARLFMEDLEDTQISAADPTVGIIERVVAEVQPDIVYTHSAHDRHQDHRAVHSATLVATRSVRTVCCYQSPSATIDYRPTRFVPIDGFTDAKLRLIDCFRSQTELRSYLEPDFVLATARYWSRFGGGQSCEPLEVIKDTADISVPASSLTTDARTRAKEMDRGTEK; encoded by the coding sequence ATGCCGAGTTCGCTTCAGAAGTACCGGGTCTGCGTGATCGAAGACGATCCGGATGTCGCCTTCTACATGAAGACCGTGCTGGAGAAGCGCGCGGATGCGTCGGTCATCGCGATCACCGATCCGTCGAAGGCGCTGGCCGCCATCGCCGACTTCGAGCCGGACCTCGTGCTCACCGACATCGAGATGCCCGGCATCTCCGGCCTCGACCTGCTCAAGGAGCTGCGCAACCAGTATCCCGGGATGCCCGTCGTCGTGATGACGGCGCACGTCTCGGTCGACTACGCCGTGTCCGCGCTGCGGGCGCAGGCGGACGAGTTCCTGACCAAGCCGGTCTCCTCCGCCGACCTGGTGTCCATCGTGACGCGGCTCGCCGAGCAGGGGCGCACCAAGAAGGCCGCACAGCGTCCGCAGGTGGTGCTGGCAATCGGCGCGCATCCCGACGATGTCGAGATCGGCGTCGGCGGCATCCTCTCCGCCCACCGGGATGCCGGCAACACCGTGGTCATCCTCACCATGTCGAGAGGTGCCAGGGGAGGGGATGCGGACGACAGGCAGCACGAGTCGCTCGCCTCCGCCGAACTGCTCGGCGCCCGCCTGTTCATGGAGGACCTGGAGGACACGCAGATCTCCGCGGCCGACCCGACCGTCGGCATCATCGAGCGCGTCGTCGCCGAGGTGCAGCCGGACATCGTCTACACGCACTCCGCGCACGACCGCCATCAGGACCACCGCGCCGTGCACTCCGCGACCCTGGTGGCCACGCGGTCGGTGCGCACGGTCTGCTGCTATCAGAGCCCGTCGGCGACGATCGACTACCGGCCGACCCGGTTCGTGCCGATAGATGGTTTCACAGACGCGAAACTGCGCCTGATCGACTGCTTCCGGTCGCAGACCGAGCTCCGCTCCTACCTCGAACCCGATTTCGTGCTCGCCACGGCGCGCTACTGGTCGCGGTTCGGCGGAGGGCAGAGCTGCGAGCCGCTCGAAGTGATCAAAGACACCGCCGACATCTCGGTGCCCGCATCGTCCCTGACGACGGACGCCAGGACGAGAGCGAAAGAAATGGATAGAGGAACAGAGAAGTGA